From one Electrophorus electricus isolate fEleEle1 chromosome 20, fEleEle1.pri, whole genome shotgun sequence genomic stretch:
- the zmynd8 gene encoding protein kinase C-binding protein 1 isoform X5 yields MHPQSLAEEEVKAESDVIEAMEIATRSKVSDPGSVDRTAPKRKVSSPPHSSNGHSPSETSPSPVKKKKKPGAVNSSKDQDGRNDFYCWVCHREGQVLCCELCPRVYHAKCLKLAAEPEGDWFCPECEKITVAECIETQSKAMTMLTLDQLSYLLKFALQKMKQPGTEPFQKPVCLEQHPDYAEYIFHPMDLCTLEKNIKKKLYGSTEAFLADVKWILHNCIIYNGGNHKLTATAKVIVKICEHEMNEIEVCPECYLSACQKRENWFCEPCSNPHPLVWAKLKGFPFWPAKALRDKDGQVDARFFGQHDRAWVPINNCYLMSKEIPFSVKKTKSIFNSAMQEMEVYVENIRKKFGVFNYAPFRTPYTPDNQFQMLLDPANPSAGSVKPEKQEKIKFSFDMTASPKMLVGKNMMSGGIGGGGTGRRISMTDIPRSPMSTNSSAHTGSDGEQEGGEKSQARVPLPHHSTGEESLESTASPAASRAGPASSAVDSPKPFHSTGPSTPIKQEKAPATGGILNLNLDRSKAEMDLKELSESVQQQQQQQQQGPQASLTSPKRQMRSRFQLNLDKTIESCKAQLGIDEISEDVYKGVEHSDSEDSDKSDSSDSEYASDDEQKPKSVQDSTTDNKTEKEPSKKKPKPSPPVSEDKDSSVEASGTPSMATKGETPQRAGSSVSPVKEKPAIDLDKEASKAALKVAPASPSARDKLKTAEESRQLASDDADMDSDSERELVIDLGEEPGGRERKRSRKDSTAVTALKEPAASKMEGKAPVTGSLAQSHPPATLSTTPGLKDPLQSPMAIPLNVVTVPAVPNATALASSTTPNATLSPAAATSSTPTSTVKKQRPLLPRETVPVVQRAVVWNPTAKFQTSSQKWHMQKVQRQQQGQTQTQPTTQTQVLAQTQALAQTQAQPSPVSTQQPAAGTRYQTRQAVKAVQQKDAPHSTSTSAVTLVTSAPVSATIVTGATVSSTLSATSVAGELQIPTTSADVAADIAKYTSKIMDAIKGTMTEIYNDLSKSTSGNTIAEIRRLRIEIEKLQWLHQQELSEMKHNLELTMAEMRQSLEQERERLVFEVKKQMEMEKQQAVDETKKKQWCANCKKEAIFYCCWNTSYCDYPCQQAHWPEHMKSCTQSATSSQQEPETESSTDAIPKASGPPTSSQDSPQESTAAPPDKDSDADKSKDNVTVSLS; encoded by the exons ATGCATCCACAGAG TTTGGCAGAAGAAGAGGTGAAGGCAGAGTCAGATGTGATTGAGGCGATGGAGATTGCAACACGATCCAAGG TGTCTGACCCGGGGTCAGTCGATCGCACTGCTCCTAAACGCAAGGTGTCCAGCCCCCCGCACTCTTCCAACGGTCACTCTCCTTCAGAAACATCCCCAAGCCccgtaaaaaagaaaaagaaaccaggagCTGTCAACAGCAGCAAAGATCAG GACGGCAGGAACGACTTCTACTGCTGGGTGTGCCACCGAGAGGGCCAGGTGCTCTGCTGTGAGCTCTGCCCACGCGTCTACCACGCTAAGTGCCTCAAACTGGCAGCAGAGCCTGAAGGGGACTGGTTCTGCCCCGAGTGTGAG AAAATAACAGTAGCGGAATGCATCGAAACTCAGAGCAAGGCGATGACCATGCTCACGCTAGACCAGCTGTCTTACCTGCTTAAGTTTGCCCTCCAGAAGATGAAACAGCCAGGT ACAGAACCGTTTCAGAAGCCGGTGTGTCTCGAGCAGCATCCCGATTATGCGGAGTATATTTTTCATCCCATGGATCTGTGTACATTAGAAAAG AATATCAAAAAGAAACTATATGGCTCTACTGAAGCGTTCTTGGCTGATGTGAAGTGGATTTTGCACAACTGTATTATTTACAATGGAG GGAATCATAAGCTCACAGCAACAGCTAAAGTTATAGTAAAAATCTGTGAACATGAA ATGAATGAAATTGAGGTCTGTCCAGAGTGCTATCTTTCAGCCTgccagaagagagagaactggtTTTGTGAGCCATGT AGTAACCCCCATCCTTTAGTGTGGGCCAAACTTAAGGGGTTTCCCTTCTGGCCTGCCAAAGCTCTACGAGACAAAGATGGACAAGTGGATGCTCGATTCTTTGGACAGCATGACAG AGCCTGGGTACCAATCAACAACTGCTACCTCATGTCTAAAGAGATCCCTTTCTCTGTGAAGAAGACCAAAAGCATATTCAACAGTGCAATGCAGGAGATGGAAGTCTATGTTGAAAACATCCGCAAAAAATTTGGTGTGTTCAATTATGCCCCGTTCCGCACGCCCTACACACCCGACAACCAGTTCCAAATGCTTCTTGACCCTGCCAACCCAAGCGCTGGCTCCGTCAAACCTGAAAAACAGGAGAAGATCAAGTTTAGCTTTGACATGACTGCATCACCCAAGATGCTTGTGGGCAAGAACATGATGTCAGGGGGGATTGGTGGAGGAGGAACTGGAAGACGGATCTCTATGACGGACATACCTCGTTCACCAATGAGCACCAACTCCTCTGCCCATACTGGCTCTGATGGTGAGCAAGAGGGTGGTGAAAAGAGCCAAGCCAGAGTACCGCTACCCCACCACAGCACAGGAGAAGAGTCTCTTGAAAGTACAG CGTCCCCTGCTGCTTCCAGAGCAGGTCCTGCAAGCAGCGCTGTGGACAGCCCTAAACCATTCCACTCTACGGGTCCCAGTACACCCATCAAACAGGAGAAAGCGCCTGCCACAGGTGGaatcctaaacctaaacctCG ACCGCAGCAAGGCCGAGATGGACCTGAAGGAGTTGAGTGAATCCGttcaacagcagcaacagcagcagcagcagggaccCCAGGCCTCCCTTACGTCCCCCAAAAGGCAGATGAGGAGTCGCTTCCAGCTCAACCTGGACAAGACCATCGAGAGCTGCAAGGCACAGCTGG GTATAGATGAGATATCTGAGGATGTGTATAAAGGTGTGGAGCACAGTGACTCGGAAGACTCGGACAAGTCTGACTCCAGCGACAGCGAGTACGCCAGTGATGACGAACAGAAACCAAAGAGTGTCCAGGACTCCACCACTGAcaacaagacagagaaagagccaTCCAAAAAGAAGCCCAAACCGTCGCCCCCTGTTAGCGAAGACAAGGACAGCAGTGTAGAAGCCTCGGGAACCCCTAGCATGGCGACCAAAGGTGAAACTCCACAGAGAGCTGGATCAAGCGTCTCTCCAGTGAAAGAGAAACCAGCCATCGACTTGGACAAAGAAGCATCAAAAGCGGCACTGAAAGTAGCTCCGGCCTCTCCGAGTGCAAGAGACAAACTCAAAACGGCAGAGGAGAGCAGGCAGCTGGCGTCTGACGACGCAGATATGGACTCAGACTCGGAGAGAGAGCTAGTGATTGATCTGGGGGAGGAgccaggaggaagagagaggaagaggagcaggaaagACTCAACTGCTGTCACTGCACTCAAAGAACCTGCAGCTTCTAAGATGGAGG GTAAGGCCCCTGTCACAGGAAGTCTTGCACAGTCCCATCCTCCTGCAACCCTCTCCACCACACCAGGCCTCAAAGACCCCCTGCAGTCTCCCATGGCGATTCCTCTGAACGTAGTCACCGTGCCTGCGGTCCCTAACGCCACGGCCCTCGCCTCTTCTACCACCCCCAATGCCACCTTGTCTCCGGCAGCAGCCACCTCCTCAACCCCCACCAGCACCGTGAAAAagcagcgccccctgctgcccCGGGAGACTGTGCCAGTTGTGCAGCGGGCCGTGGTGTGGAACCCCACTGCCAAGTTCCAGACGTCCTCTCAGAAGTGGCACATGCAGAAGGTGCAGaggcagcagcagggccagACGCAGACGCAGCCGACCACACAGACGCAAGTGCTTGCGCAGACGCAGGCACTAGCGCAGACGCAAGCGCAGCCCTCGCCTGTGTCCACGCAACAGCCTGCAGCCGGCACGAGATACCAGACGCGACAGGCTGTTAAAG CCGTCCAGCAGAAAGATGCCCCGCACAGCACGTCCACCTCAGCTGTCACCCTGGTTACCAGCGCGCCGGTGTCGGCAACAATTGTGACCGGTGCCACAGTGAGTTCCACCCTATCGGCAACCTCCGTGGCTGGAGAGCTGCAGATTCCCACCACCTCAGCTGATGTGGCAGCTGACATCGCAAAGTACACTAGCAAA ATAATGGATGCAATCAAGGGAACAATGACTGAAATATACAATGACCTCTCCAAGAGCACCTCAGGAAATACAATAGCAGAA ATTAGACGGTTACGGATTGAAATTGAAAAACTGCAATGGCTGCATCAACAGGAGTTGTCCGAGATGAAGCACAATTTag AGCTGACCATGGCGGAAATGAGACAGAGcctggagcaggagagggagcGGCTGGTATTCGAGGTGAAGAagcagatggagatggagaaacagCAGGCTGTGGATGAGACCAAGAAGAAGCAGTGGTGTGCCAACTGCAAGAAGGAAGCCATTTTCTACTGCTGCTGGAACACCAGCTACTGCGACTACCCCTGCCAGCAGGCGCACTGGCCTGAACACATGAAGTCCTGCACACAGTCTG CAACATCATCACAGCAAGAACCAGAAACAGAGTCGAGCACGGACGCCATTCCTAAAGCTTCCGGGCCTCCAACCAGCAGTCAGGATTCTCCGCAAGAGTCCACAGCAGCTCCCCCAGACAAAGACAGTGACGCTGACAAATCTAAGGACAATGTCACTGTCAGTCTGTCCTAG
- the zmynd8 gene encoding protein kinase C-binding protein 1 isoform X2, whose product MEIATRSKVSDPGSVDRTAPKRKVSSPPHSSNGHSPSETSPSPVKKKKKPGAVNSSKDQSELRHGPFYYVKQPALTTDPVDVVPQDGRNDFYCWVCHREGQVLCCELCPRVYHAKCLKLAAEPEGDWFCPECEKITVAECIETQSKAMTMLTLDQLSYLLKFALQKMKQPGDQPRTSSQSSHTPGSQKKAYNWTEPFQKPVCLEQHPDYAEYIFHPMDLCTLEKNIKKKLYGSTEAFLADVKWILHNCIIYNGGNHKLTATAKVIVKICEHEMNEIEVCPECYLSACQKRENWFCEPCSNPHPLVWAKLKGFPFWPAKALRDKDGQVDARFFGQHDRAWVPINNCYLMSKEIPFSVKKTKSIFNSAMQEMEVYVENIRKKFGVFNYAPFRTPYTPDNQFQMLLDPANPSAGSVKPEKQEKIKFSFDMTASPKMLVGKNMMSGGIGGGGTGRRISMTDIPRSPMSTNSSAHTGSDGEQEGGEKSQARVPLPHHSTGEESLESTASPAASRAGPASSAVDSPKPFHSTGPSTPIKQEKAPATGGILNLNLDRSKAEMDLKELSESVQQQQQQQQQGPQASLTSPKRQMRSRFQLNLDKTIESCKAQLGIDEISEDVYKGVEHSDSEDSDKSDSSDSEYASDDEQKPKSVQDSTTDNKTEKEPSKKKPKPSPPVSEDKDSSVEASGTPSMATKGETPQRAGSSVSPVKEKPAIDLDKEASKAALKVAPASPSARDKLKTAEESRQLASDDADMDSDSERELVIDLGEEPGGRERKRSRKDSTAVTALKEPAASKMEGKAPVTGSLAQSHPPATLSTTPGLKDPLQSPMAIPLNVVTVPAVPNATALASSTTPNATLSPAAATSSTPTSTVKKQRPLLPRETVPVVQRAVVWNPTAKFQTSSQKWHMQKVQRQQQGQTQTQPTTQTQVLAQTQALAQTQAQPSPVSTQQPAAGTRYQTRQAVKAVQQKDAPHSTSTSAVTLVTSAPVSATIVTGATVSSTLSATSVAGELQIPTTSADVAADIAKYTSKIMDAIKGTMTEIYNDLSKSTSGNTIAEIRRLRIEIEKLQWLHQQELSEMKHNLELTMAEMRQSLEQERERLVFEVKKQMEMEKQQAVDETKKKQWCANCKKEAIFYCCWNTSYCDYPCQQAHWPEHMKSCTQSATSSQQEPETESSTDAIPKASGPPTSSQDSPQESTAAPPDKDSDADKSKDNVTVSLS is encoded by the exons ATGGAGATTGCAACACGATCCAAGG TGTCTGACCCGGGGTCAGTCGATCGCACTGCTCCTAAACGCAAGGTGTCCAGCCCCCCGCACTCTTCCAACGGTCACTCTCCTTCAGAAACATCCCCAAGCCccgtaaaaaagaaaaagaaaccaggagCTGTCAACAGCAGCAAAGATCAG TCCGAACTAAGACATGGTCCCTTTTACTATGTGAAGCAGCCCGCACTCACCACAGACCCTGTTGATGTTGTACCGCAGGACGGCAGGAACGACTTCTACTGCTGGGTGTGCCACCGAGAGGGCCAGGTGCTCTGCTGTGAGCTCTGCCCACGCGTCTACCACGCTAAGTGCCTCAAACTGGCAGCAGAGCCTGAAGGGGACTGGTTCTGCCCCGAGTGTGAG AAAATAACAGTAGCGGAATGCATCGAAACTCAGAGCAAGGCGATGACCATGCTCACGCTAGACCAGCTGTCTTACCTGCTTAAGTTTGCCCTCCAGAAGATGAAACAGCCAGGT GATCAGCCTCGTACTTCATCTCAGTCATCCCATACTCCTGGCTCTCAGAAAAAAGCTTATAATTGG ACAGAACCGTTTCAGAAGCCGGTGTGTCTCGAGCAGCATCCCGATTATGCGGAGTATATTTTTCATCCCATGGATCTGTGTACATTAGAAAAG AATATCAAAAAGAAACTATATGGCTCTACTGAAGCGTTCTTGGCTGATGTGAAGTGGATTTTGCACAACTGTATTATTTACAATGGAG GGAATCATAAGCTCACAGCAACAGCTAAAGTTATAGTAAAAATCTGTGAACATGAA ATGAATGAAATTGAGGTCTGTCCAGAGTGCTATCTTTCAGCCTgccagaagagagagaactggtTTTGTGAGCCATGT AGTAACCCCCATCCTTTAGTGTGGGCCAAACTTAAGGGGTTTCCCTTCTGGCCTGCCAAAGCTCTACGAGACAAAGATGGACAAGTGGATGCTCGATTCTTTGGACAGCATGACAG AGCCTGGGTACCAATCAACAACTGCTACCTCATGTCTAAAGAGATCCCTTTCTCTGTGAAGAAGACCAAAAGCATATTCAACAGTGCAATGCAGGAGATGGAAGTCTATGTTGAAAACATCCGCAAAAAATTTGGTGTGTTCAATTATGCCCCGTTCCGCACGCCCTACACACCCGACAACCAGTTCCAAATGCTTCTTGACCCTGCCAACCCAAGCGCTGGCTCCGTCAAACCTGAAAAACAGGAGAAGATCAAGTTTAGCTTTGACATGACTGCATCACCCAAGATGCTTGTGGGCAAGAACATGATGTCAGGGGGGATTGGTGGAGGAGGAACTGGAAGACGGATCTCTATGACGGACATACCTCGTTCACCAATGAGCACCAACTCCTCTGCCCATACTGGCTCTGATGGTGAGCAAGAGGGTGGTGAAAAGAGCCAAGCCAGAGTACCGCTACCCCACCACAGCACAGGAGAAGAGTCTCTTGAAAGTACAG CGTCCCCTGCTGCTTCCAGAGCAGGTCCTGCAAGCAGCGCTGTGGACAGCCCTAAACCATTCCACTCTACGGGTCCCAGTACACCCATCAAACAGGAGAAAGCGCCTGCCACAGGTGGaatcctaaacctaaacctCG ACCGCAGCAAGGCCGAGATGGACCTGAAGGAGTTGAGTGAATCCGttcaacagcagcaacagcagcagcagcagggaccCCAGGCCTCCCTTACGTCCCCCAAAAGGCAGATGAGGAGTCGCTTCCAGCTCAACCTGGACAAGACCATCGAGAGCTGCAAGGCACAGCTGG GTATAGATGAGATATCTGAGGATGTGTATAAAGGTGTGGAGCACAGTGACTCGGAAGACTCGGACAAGTCTGACTCCAGCGACAGCGAGTACGCCAGTGATGACGAACAGAAACCAAAGAGTGTCCAGGACTCCACCACTGAcaacaagacagagaaagagccaTCCAAAAAGAAGCCCAAACCGTCGCCCCCTGTTAGCGAAGACAAGGACAGCAGTGTAGAAGCCTCGGGAACCCCTAGCATGGCGACCAAAGGTGAAACTCCACAGAGAGCTGGATCAAGCGTCTCTCCAGTGAAAGAGAAACCAGCCATCGACTTGGACAAAGAAGCATCAAAAGCGGCACTGAAAGTAGCTCCGGCCTCTCCGAGTGCAAGAGACAAACTCAAAACGGCAGAGGAGAGCAGGCAGCTGGCGTCTGACGACGCAGATATGGACTCAGACTCGGAGAGAGAGCTAGTGATTGATCTGGGGGAGGAgccaggaggaagagagaggaagaggagcaggaaagACTCAACTGCTGTCACTGCACTCAAAGAACCTGCAGCTTCTAAGATGGAGG GTAAGGCCCCTGTCACAGGAAGTCTTGCACAGTCCCATCCTCCTGCAACCCTCTCCACCACACCAGGCCTCAAAGACCCCCTGCAGTCTCCCATGGCGATTCCTCTGAACGTAGTCACCGTGCCTGCGGTCCCTAACGCCACGGCCCTCGCCTCTTCTACCACCCCCAATGCCACCTTGTCTCCGGCAGCAGCCACCTCCTCAACCCCCACCAGCACCGTGAAAAagcagcgccccctgctgcccCGGGAGACTGTGCCAGTTGTGCAGCGGGCCGTGGTGTGGAACCCCACTGCCAAGTTCCAGACGTCCTCTCAGAAGTGGCACATGCAGAAGGTGCAGaggcagcagcagggccagACGCAGACGCAGCCGACCACACAGACGCAAGTGCTTGCGCAGACGCAGGCACTAGCGCAGACGCAAGCGCAGCCCTCGCCTGTGTCCACGCAACAGCCTGCAGCCGGCACGAGATACCAGACGCGACAGGCTGTTAAAG CCGTCCAGCAGAAAGATGCCCCGCACAGCACGTCCACCTCAGCTGTCACCCTGGTTACCAGCGCGCCGGTGTCGGCAACAATTGTGACCGGTGCCACAGTGAGTTCCACCCTATCGGCAACCTCCGTGGCTGGAGAGCTGCAGATTCCCACCACCTCAGCTGATGTGGCAGCTGACATCGCAAAGTACACTAGCAAA ATAATGGATGCAATCAAGGGAACAATGACTGAAATATACAATGACCTCTCCAAGAGCACCTCAGGAAATACAATAGCAGAA ATTAGACGGTTACGGATTGAAATTGAAAAACTGCAATGGCTGCATCAACAGGAGTTGTCCGAGATGAAGCACAATTTag AGCTGACCATGGCGGAAATGAGACAGAGcctggagcaggagagggagcGGCTGGTATTCGAGGTGAAGAagcagatggagatggagaaacagCAGGCTGTGGATGAGACCAAGAAGAAGCAGTGGTGTGCCAACTGCAAGAAGGAAGCCATTTTCTACTGCTGCTGGAACACCAGCTACTGCGACTACCCCTGCCAGCAGGCGCACTGGCCTGAACACATGAAGTCCTGCACACAGTCTG CAACATCATCACAGCAAGAACCAGAAACAGAGTCGAGCACGGACGCCATTCCTAAAGCTTCCGGGCCTCCAACCAGCAGTCAGGATTCTCCGCAAGAGTCCACAGCAGCTCCCCCAGACAAAGACAGTGACGCTGACAAATCTAAGGACAATGTCACTGTCAGTCTGTCCTAG
- the zmynd8 gene encoding protein kinase C-binding protein 1 isoform X6, protein MSVTMPCKASFSAAESELRHGPFYYVKQPALTTDPVDVVPQDGRNDFYCWVCHREGQVLCCELCPRVYHAKCLKLAAEPEGDWFCPECEKITVAECIETQSKAMTMLTLDQLSYLLKFALQKMKQPGDQPRTSSQSSHTPGSQKKAYNWTEPFQKPVCLEQHPDYAEYIFHPMDLCTLEKNIKKKLYGSTEAFLADVKWILHNCIIYNGGNHKLTATAKVIVKICEHEMNEIEVCPECYLSACQKRENWFCEPCSNPHPLVWAKLKGFPFWPAKALRDKDGQVDARFFGQHDRAWVPINNCYLMSKEIPFSVKKTKSIFNSAMQEMEVYVENIRKKFGVFNYAPFRTPYTPDNQFQMLLDPANPSAGSVKPEKQEKIKFSFDMTASPKMLVGKNMMSGGIGGGGTGRRISMTDIPRSPMSTNSSAHTGSDGEQEGGEKSQARVPLPHHSTGEESLESTASPAASRAGPASSAVDSPKPFHSTGPSTPIKQEKAPATGGILNLNLDRSKAEMDLKELSESVQQQQQQQQQGPQASLTSPKRQMRSRFQLNLDKTIESCKAQLGIDEISEDVYKGVEHSDSEDSDKSDSSDSEYASDDEQKPKSVQDSTTDNKTEKEPSKKKPKPSPPVSEDKDSSVEASGTPSMATKGETPQRAGSSVSPVKEKPAIDLDKEASKAALKVAPASPSARDKLKTAEESRQLASDDADMDSDSERELVIDLGEEPGGRERKRSRKDSTAVTALKEPAASKMEGKAPVTGSLAQSHPPATLSTTPGLKDPLQSPMAIPLNVVTVPAVPNATALASSTTPNATLSPAAATSSTPTSTVKKQRPLLPRETVPVVQRAVVWNPTAKFQTSSQKWHMQKVQRQQQGQTQTQPTTQTQVLAQTQALAQTQAQPSPVSTQQPAAGTRYQTRQAVKAVQQKDAPHSTSTSAVTLVTSAPVSATIVTGATVSSTLSATSVAGELQIPTTSADVAADIAKYTSKIMDAIKGTMTEIYNDLSKSTSGNTIAEIRRLRIEIEKLQWLHQQELSEMKHNLELTMAEMRQSLEQERERLVFEVKKQMEMEKQQAVDETKKKQWCANCKKEAIFYCCWNTSYCDYPCQQAHWPEHMKSCTQSATSSQQEPETESSTDAIPKASGPPTSSQDSPQESTAAPPDKDSDADKSKDNVTVSLS, encoded by the exons ATGAGTGTTACAATGCCGTGCAAGGCCAGTTTCAGCGCTGCTGAG TCCGAACTAAGACATGGTCCCTTTTACTATGTGAAGCAGCCCGCACTCACCACAGACCCTGTTGATGTTGTACCGCAGGACGGCAGGAACGACTTCTACTGCTGGGTGTGCCACCGAGAGGGCCAGGTGCTCTGCTGTGAGCTCTGCCCACGCGTCTACCACGCTAAGTGCCTCAAACTGGCAGCAGAGCCTGAAGGGGACTGGTTCTGCCCCGAGTGTGAG AAAATAACAGTAGCGGAATGCATCGAAACTCAGAGCAAGGCGATGACCATGCTCACGCTAGACCAGCTGTCTTACCTGCTTAAGTTTGCCCTCCAGAAGATGAAACAGCCAGGT GATCAGCCTCGTACTTCATCTCAGTCATCCCATACTCCTGGCTCTCAGAAAAAAGCTTATAATTGG ACAGAACCGTTTCAGAAGCCGGTGTGTCTCGAGCAGCATCCCGATTATGCGGAGTATATTTTTCATCCCATGGATCTGTGTACATTAGAAAAG AATATCAAAAAGAAACTATATGGCTCTACTGAAGCGTTCTTGGCTGATGTGAAGTGGATTTTGCACAACTGTATTATTTACAATGGAG GGAATCATAAGCTCACAGCAACAGCTAAAGTTATAGTAAAAATCTGTGAACATGAA ATGAATGAAATTGAGGTCTGTCCAGAGTGCTATCTTTCAGCCTgccagaagagagagaactggtTTTGTGAGCCATGT AGTAACCCCCATCCTTTAGTGTGGGCCAAACTTAAGGGGTTTCCCTTCTGGCCTGCCAAAGCTCTACGAGACAAAGATGGACAAGTGGATGCTCGATTCTTTGGACAGCATGACAG AGCCTGGGTACCAATCAACAACTGCTACCTCATGTCTAAAGAGATCCCTTTCTCTGTGAAGAAGACCAAAAGCATATTCAACAGTGCAATGCAGGAGATGGAAGTCTATGTTGAAAACATCCGCAAAAAATTTGGTGTGTTCAATTATGCCCCGTTCCGCACGCCCTACACACCCGACAACCAGTTCCAAATGCTTCTTGACCCTGCCAACCCAAGCGCTGGCTCCGTCAAACCTGAAAAACAGGAGAAGATCAAGTTTAGCTTTGACATGACTGCATCACCCAAGATGCTTGTGGGCAAGAACATGATGTCAGGGGGGATTGGTGGAGGAGGAACTGGAAGACGGATCTCTATGACGGACATACCTCGTTCACCAATGAGCACCAACTCCTCTGCCCATACTGGCTCTGATGGTGAGCAAGAGGGTGGTGAAAAGAGCCAAGCCAGAGTACCGCTACCCCACCACAGCACAGGAGAAGAGTCTCTTGAAAGTACAG CGTCCCCTGCTGCTTCCAGAGCAGGTCCTGCAAGCAGCGCTGTGGACAGCCCTAAACCATTCCACTCTACGGGTCCCAGTACACCCATCAAACAGGAGAAAGCGCCTGCCACAGGTGGaatcctaaacctaaacctCG ACCGCAGCAAGGCCGAGATGGACCTGAAGGAGTTGAGTGAATCCGttcaacagcagcaacagcagcagcagcagggaccCCAGGCCTCCCTTACGTCCCCCAAAAGGCAGATGAGGAGTCGCTTCCAGCTCAACCTGGACAAGACCATCGAGAGCTGCAAGGCACAGCTGG GTATAGATGAGATATCTGAGGATGTGTATAAAGGTGTGGAGCACAGTGACTCGGAAGACTCGGACAAGTCTGACTCCAGCGACAGCGAGTACGCCAGTGATGACGAACAGAAACCAAAGAGTGTCCAGGACTCCACCACTGAcaacaagacagagaaagagccaTCCAAAAAGAAGCCCAAACCGTCGCCCCCTGTTAGCGAAGACAAGGACAGCAGTGTAGAAGCCTCGGGAACCCCTAGCATGGCGACCAAAGGTGAAACTCCACAGAGAGCTGGATCAAGCGTCTCTCCAGTGAAAGAGAAACCAGCCATCGACTTGGACAAAGAAGCATCAAAAGCGGCACTGAAAGTAGCTCCGGCCTCTCCGAGTGCAAGAGACAAACTCAAAACGGCAGAGGAGAGCAGGCAGCTGGCGTCTGACGACGCAGATATGGACTCAGACTCGGAGAGAGAGCTAGTGATTGATCTGGGGGAGGAgccaggaggaagagagaggaagaggagcaggaaagACTCAACTGCTGTCACTGCACTCAAAGAACCTGCAGCTTCTAAGATGGAGG GTAAGGCCCCTGTCACAGGAAGTCTTGCACAGTCCCATCCTCCTGCAACCCTCTCCACCACACCAGGCCTCAAAGACCCCCTGCAGTCTCCCATGGCGATTCCTCTGAACGTAGTCACCGTGCCTGCGGTCCCTAACGCCACGGCCCTCGCCTCTTCTACCACCCCCAATGCCACCTTGTCTCCGGCAGCAGCCACCTCCTCAACCCCCACCAGCACCGTGAAAAagcagcgccccctgctgcccCGGGAGACTGTGCCAGTTGTGCAGCGGGCCGTGGTGTGGAACCCCACTGCCAAGTTCCAGACGTCCTCTCAGAAGTGGCACATGCAGAAGGTGCAGaggcagcagcagggccagACGCAGACGCAGCCGACCACACAGACGCAAGTGCTTGCGCAGACGCAGGCACTAGCGCAGACGCAAGCGCAGCCCTCGCCTGTGTCCACGCAACAGCCTGCAGCCGGCACGAGATACCAGACGCGACAGGCTGTTAAAG CCGTCCAGCAGAAAGATGCCCCGCACAGCACGTCCACCTCAGCTGTCACCCTGGTTACCAGCGCGCCGGTGTCGGCAACAATTGTGACCGGTGCCACAGTGAGTTCCACCCTATCGGCAACCTCCGTGGCTGGAGAGCTGCAGATTCCCACCACCTCAGCTGATGTGGCAGCTGACATCGCAAAGTACACTAGCAAA ATAATGGATGCAATCAAGGGAACAATGACTGAAATATACAATGACCTCTCCAAGAGCACCTCAGGAAATACAATAGCAGAA ATTAGACGGTTACGGATTGAAATTGAAAAACTGCAATGGCTGCATCAACAGGAGTTGTCCGAGATGAAGCACAATTTag AGCTGACCATGGCGGAAATGAGACAGAGcctggagcaggagagggagcGGCTGGTATTCGAGGTGAAGAagcagatggagatggagaaacagCAGGCTGTGGATGAGACCAAGAAGAAGCAGTGGTGTGCCAACTGCAAGAAGGAAGCCATTTTCTACTGCTGCTGGAACACCAGCTACTGCGACTACCCCTGCCAGCAGGCGCACTGGCCTGAACACATGAAGTCCTGCACACAGTCTG CAACATCATCACAGCAAGAACCAGAAACAGAGTCGAGCACGGACGCCATTCCTAAAGCTTCCGGGCCTCCAACCAGCAGTCAGGATTCTCCGCAAGAGTCCACAGCAGCTCCCCCAGACAAAGACAGTGACGCTGACAAATCTAAGGACAATGTCACTGTCAGTCTGTCCTAG